From a single Raphanus sativus cultivar WK10039 chromosome 3, ASM80110v3, whole genome shotgun sequence genomic region:
- the LOC108847625 gene encoding ubiquitin C-terminal hydrolase 12 isoform X2, whose translation MTMMTPPPVDQEDEEMLVPHSDVVDGPAQPMEVSEAETAVSTVENQPAEEPPTLKFTWTIPNFSRQNTRKLYSDVFVVGGYKWRILIFPKGNNVDHLSMYLDVADAASLPYGWSRYAQFSLAVVNQIHTRYTIRKETQHQFNARESDWGFTSFMPLSELYDPGRGYLANDTVYVEAEVIVRKVLDYWSYDSKKETGFVGLKNQGATCYMNSLLQTLYHIPYFRKAVYHMPTTENDAPTASIPLALQSLFYKLQYNDTSVATKELTKSFGWDTYDSFMQHDVQELNRVLCEKLEDKMKGTVVEGTIQQLFEGHHMNYIECINVDYKSTRKESFYDLQLDVKGCKDVYASFDKYVEVERLEGDNKYHAEGHGLQDAKKGVLFIDFPPVLQLQLKRFEYDFMRDTMVKINDRYEFPLQLDLDREDGKYLSPDADRSVRNLYTLHSVLVHSGGVHGGHYYAFIRPTLSDQWYKFDDERVTKEDLKRALDEQYGGEEELPQTNPGFNNPPFKFTKYSNAYMLVYIRESDKDKIICNVDEKDIAEHLRVRLKKEQEEKEDKRKYKAQAHLFTIIKVARDQDLREQIGKDIYFDLVDHDKVRSFRIQKQTPFQQFKEEVAKEFGIPVQLQRFWIWAKRQNHTYRPNRPLTPQEELQPVGQIREASNKANTAELKLFLEVELLDERPVPPPEKSKEDILLFFKLYDPEKPELRYVGRLMVKSSSKPMDITGKLNEMAGFAPDEDLELFEEIKFEPGVMCEHLDKKTSFRLCQIEDGDIICFQKHLVKKEIECRYPAVPLFLEYVQNRQLVRFRALEKPKEDEFVLELSKLHSYDDVVERVAQKLGLDDPSKLRLTSHNCYSQQPKPQPIKYRGVDRLSDMLVHYNQTSDILYYEVLDIPLPELQGLKTLKVAFYHATKEEVVIHNIRLPKLSTVGDVIDELKTKVELSHPDAELRLLEVFYHKIYKIFPLTERIENINDQYWTVRAEEIPEEEKNIGPNDRLILVYHFAKETGQNQQVQNFGEPFFLVIHEGETLEEIKNRIQKKLHVSDEDFAKWKFAFMSMGRPEYLQDSDVVYNRFQRRDVYGAFEQYLGLEHTDTTPKRAYSANQNRHTYEKPVKIYN comes from the exons ATGACTATGATGACTCCGCCTCCCGTTGAT CAAGAGGATGAGGAGATGCTCGTGCCGCATTCTGATGTTGTCGACGGTCCTGCTCAGCCCATGGAAG TTTCGGAAGCTGAGACTGCTGTGAGTACTGTGGAGAATCAGCCAGCTGAGGAACCTCCCACTCTGAAGTTCACGTGGACTATCCCAAACTTCTCTAGGCAAAACACCAGGAAGCTTTACTCTGATGTATTTGTTGTTGGAGGTTACAAATG GCGCATATTAATTTTCCCGAAAGGAAACAATGTGGACCATCTGTCCATGTACTTGGATGTTGCTGATGCTGCGAGTTTGCCGTACGGTTGGAGCCGATATGCGCAGTTCAGTCTGGCTGTTGTCAATCAAATCCACACCAGATATACCATTCGAAAAG AGACGCAACATCAATTCAATGCAAGAGAAAGCGATTGGGGATTTACATCATTCATGCCTCTCAGCGAACTTTATGATCCTGGTAGAGGATATTTAGCGAATGATACTGTTTACGTTGAAGCTGAAGTCATTGTACGTAAGGTTCTTGATTACTGGTCATACGACTCCAAGAAAGAGACTGGTTTTGTTGGTCTCAAGAACCAAGGTGCAACTTGTTACATGAATTCTCTCCTACAGACACTATACCACATACCTTACTTCAGAAAG GCTGTATACCATATGCCAACAACTGAGAACGATGCGCCCACAGCAAGTATACCTTTGGCTCTCCAAAGTTTGTTTTACAAGCTCCAGTATAACGATACTAGTGTTGCGACGAAAGAGCTGACAAAGTCGTTTGGTTGGGATACATATGATTCGTTCATGCAACATGATGTCCAAGAACTCAATCGAGTTCTATGCGAAAAACTTGAGGACAAAATGAAg GGAACTGTTGTGGAGGGAACAATACAACAGCTATTCGAGGGTCACCATATGAATTATATAGAGTGCATAAATGTAGATTACAAATCTACACGGAAAGAATCATTTTATG ATCTTCAGTTGGATGTTAAAGGCTGCAAAGATGTTTATGCTTCTTTCGACAAATATGTTGAAGTTGAACGCCTTGAAGGAGACAACAAATATCATGCAGAAGGACATGGTTTACAG GATGCAAAAAAAGGTGTTCTTTTCATCGACTTTCCACCGGTTCTTCAGCTCCAGCTCAAGAGGTTTGAATATGACTTTATGAGGGACACCATGGTGAAG ATAAATGACCGGTATGAGTTTCCTCTCCAACTGGATCTTGATAGAGAGGATGGAAAGTATTTATCCCCTGATGCTGACAGGAGCGTCCGCAACCTTTACACACTTCACAG TGTCTTAGTTCATAGTGGAGGAGTACATGGTGGGCACTATTACGCTTTTATAAGGCCCACGCTCTCAGATCAGTG GTATAAATTTGATGATGAACGAGTAACCAAGGAAGATTTGAAAAGGGCATTGGACGAGCAATATGGTGGTGAAGAAGAG CTACCACAGACTAATCCTGGTTTCAATAATCCTCCTTTCAAATTTACAAAGTATTCGAATGCATACATGCTTGTATATATCCGGGAAAGTGACAAAGATAAAATAATCTGCAACGTTGATGAGAAAGACATTGCTGAACATTTAAGG GTGAGGCTgaagaaagaacaagaagaaaaggaagataAAAGAAAGTACAAGGCACAAGCTCACCTTTTTACAATAATTAAG GTTGCAAGAGATCAAGACCTCAGGGAACAAATTGGGAAGGatatatattttgatcttgTTGATCATGACAAAGTTAGAAGTTTCCGGATCCAGAAACAGACGCCATTTCAACAATTTAAG GAGGAGGTGGCCAAAGAATTTGGTATACCTGTTCAGTTACAGAGGTTCTGGATTTGGGCAAAGCGACAAAATCATACTTATCGTCCCAATCGTCCACTTACTCCGCAGGAGGAATTACAACCG GTTGGACAAATAAGAGAAGCATCTAACAAGGCAAACACTGCAGAACTTAAACTGTTTTTGGAAGTAGAGCTGCTG GATGAACGTCCTGTTCCCCCTCCAGAAAAATCGAAAGAAGATATTCTTCTATTCTTTAAGCTTTATGACCCCGAGAAGCCAGAGTTAAG GTATGTTGGCAGACTCATGGTGAAAAGTTCCAGCAAGCCTATGGATATAACTGGAAAATTGAATGAAATGGCTGGTTTTGCTCCTGACGAAGATTTAGAACTTTTTGAG GAAATCAAATTCGAGCCTGGTGTCATGTGCGAACACCTGGATAAGAAAACTTCATTCAGATTGTGTCAA ATCGAAGATGGAGATATCATTTGCTTTCAGAAACATCTTGTAAAGAAGGAGATTGAATGCCGCTATCCAGCTGTGCCTTTGTTTCTTGAATATGTCCAGAACCGGCAG CTGGTCCGATTTCGTGCTCTGGAAAAGCCTAAAGAAGATGAATTTGTTCTGGAGTT gtCGAAGTTGCACAGTTATGATGATGTCGTGGAAAGAGTGGCCCAGAAGCTTGGTCTTGACGATCCCTCCAAACTTAGGCTTACATCCCACAATTGCTATTCCCAGCAACCCAAGCCTCAGCCTATCAAATACCGTGGAGTAGACCGTTTGTCTGATATGTTAGTTCACTACAATCAG acATCTGATATCTTGTATTATGAAGTTCTGGACATCCCTCTTCCAGAATTGCAAGGTCTTAAAACCTTAAAAGTTGCTTTCTATCATGCCACGAAGGAAGAA GTGGTAATCCACAATATCAGACTACCTAAACTAAGCACAGTCGGGGATGTTATTGATGAACTTAAAACAAAG GTGGAGCTTTCTCATCCAGATGCAGAACTGAGATTACTTGAGGTGTTTTACCACAAGATCTACAAG ATTTTCCCCTTAACTGAAAGAATTGAGAACATAAACGATCAGTACTGGACTGTGCGAGCTGAGGAG ATTCcggaagaagagaagaatatTGGTCCGAATGATCGCTTGATTCTTGTGTACCACTTTGCTAAGGAGACTGGACAAAATCAG CAAGTGCAAAACTTTGGAGAGCCCTTCTTCTTGGTAATCCATGAAGGTGAAACTCTTGAAGAAATCAAGAACCGTATCCAAAAGAAGCTTCATGTATCCGATGAGGACTTTGCCAAG TGGAAGTTTGCGTTTATGTCAATGGGGCGTCCAGAGTACTTGCAGGATTCGGATGTTGTTTACAATCGCTTCCAG AGGAGAGATGTCTACGGTGCTTTTGAGCAGTACCTGGGGTTGGAGCACACTGATACCACTCCTAAAAGGGCTTATTCTGCAAACCAG AACCGACACACTTATGAGAAGCCGGTTAAAATATACAACTAG
- the LOC108847625 gene encoding ubiquitin C-terminal hydrolase 12 isoform X1 translates to MTMMTPPPVDQQEDEEMLVPHSDVVDGPAQPMEVSEAETAVSTVENQPAEEPPTLKFTWTIPNFSRQNTRKLYSDVFVVGGYKWRILIFPKGNNVDHLSMYLDVADAASLPYGWSRYAQFSLAVVNQIHTRYTIRKETQHQFNARESDWGFTSFMPLSELYDPGRGYLANDTVYVEAEVIVRKVLDYWSYDSKKETGFVGLKNQGATCYMNSLLQTLYHIPYFRKAVYHMPTTENDAPTASIPLALQSLFYKLQYNDTSVATKELTKSFGWDTYDSFMQHDVQELNRVLCEKLEDKMKGTVVEGTIQQLFEGHHMNYIECINVDYKSTRKESFYDLQLDVKGCKDVYASFDKYVEVERLEGDNKYHAEGHGLQDAKKGVLFIDFPPVLQLQLKRFEYDFMRDTMVKINDRYEFPLQLDLDREDGKYLSPDADRSVRNLYTLHSVLVHSGGVHGGHYYAFIRPTLSDQWYKFDDERVTKEDLKRALDEQYGGEEELPQTNPGFNNPPFKFTKYSNAYMLVYIRESDKDKIICNVDEKDIAEHLRVRLKKEQEEKEDKRKYKAQAHLFTIIKVARDQDLREQIGKDIYFDLVDHDKVRSFRIQKQTPFQQFKEEVAKEFGIPVQLQRFWIWAKRQNHTYRPNRPLTPQEELQPVGQIREASNKANTAELKLFLEVELLDERPVPPPEKSKEDILLFFKLYDPEKPELRYVGRLMVKSSSKPMDITGKLNEMAGFAPDEDLELFEEIKFEPGVMCEHLDKKTSFRLCQIEDGDIICFQKHLVKKEIECRYPAVPLFLEYVQNRQLVRFRALEKPKEDEFVLELSKLHSYDDVVERVAQKLGLDDPSKLRLTSHNCYSQQPKPQPIKYRGVDRLSDMLVHYNQTSDILYYEVLDIPLPELQGLKTLKVAFYHATKEEVVIHNIRLPKLSTVGDVIDELKTKVELSHPDAELRLLEVFYHKIYKIFPLTERIENINDQYWTVRAEEIPEEEKNIGPNDRLILVYHFAKETGQNQQVQNFGEPFFLVIHEGETLEEIKNRIQKKLHVSDEDFAKWKFAFMSMGRPEYLQDSDVVYNRFQRRDVYGAFEQYLGLEHTDTTPKRAYSANQNRHTYEKPVKIYN, encoded by the exons ATGACTATGATGACTCCGCCTCCCGTTGAT CAGCAAGAGGATGAGGAGATGCTCGTGCCGCATTCTGATGTTGTCGACGGTCCTGCTCAGCCCATGGAAG TTTCGGAAGCTGAGACTGCTGTGAGTACTGTGGAGAATCAGCCAGCTGAGGAACCTCCCACTCTGAAGTTCACGTGGACTATCCCAAACTTCTCTAGGCAAAACACCAGGAAGCTTTACTCTGATGTATTTGTTGTTGGAGGTTACAAATG GCGCATATTAATTTTCCCGAAAGGAAACAATGTGGACCATCTGTCCATGTACTTGGATGTTGCTGATGCTGCGAGTTTGCCGTACGGTTGGAGCCGATATGCGCAGTTCAGTCTGGCTGTTGTCAATCAAATCCACACCAGATATACCATTCGAAAAG AGACGCAACATCAATTCAATGCAAGAGAAAGCGATTGGGGATTTACATCATTCATGCCTCTCAGCGAACTTTATGATCCTGGTAGAGGATATTTAGCGAATGATACTGTTTACGTTGAAGCTGAAGTCATTGTACGTAAGGTTCTTGATTACTGGTCATACGACTCCAAGAAAGAGACTGGTTTTGTTGGTCTCAAGAACCAAGGTGCAACTTGTTACATGAATTCTCTCCTACAGACACTATACCACATACCTTACTTCAGAAAG GCTGTATACCATATGCCAACAACTGAGAACGATGCGCCCACAGCAAGTATACCTTTGGCTCTCCAAAGTTTGTTTTACAAGCTCCAGTATAACGATACTAGTGTTGCGACGAAAGAGCTGACAAAGTCGTTTGGTTGGGATACATATGATTCGTTCATGCAACATGATGTCCAAGAACTCAATCGAGTTCTATGCGAAAAACTTGAGGACAAAATGAAg GGAACTGTTGTGGAGGGAACAATACAACAGCTATTCGAGGGTCACCATATGAATTATATAGAGTGCATAAATGTAGATTACAAATCTACACGGAAAGAATCATTTTATG ATCTTCAGTTGGATGTTAAAGGCTGCAAAGATGTTTATGCTTCTTTCGACAAATATGTTGAAGTTGAACGCCTTGAAGGAGACAACAAATATCATGCAGAAGGACATGGTTTACAG GATGCAAAAAAAGGTGTTCTTTTCATCGACTTTCCACCGGTTCTTCAGCTCCAGCTCAAGAGGTTTGAATATGACTTTATGAGGGACACCATGGTGAAG ATAAATGACCGGTATGAGTTTCCTCTCCAACTGGATCTTGATAGAGAGGATGGAAAGTATTTATCCCCTGATGCTGACAGGAGCGTCCGCAACCTTTACACACTTCACAG TGTCTTAGTTCATAGTGGAGGAGTACATGGTGGGCACTATTACGCTTTTATAAGGCCCACGCTCTCAGATCAGTG GTATAAATTTGATGATGAACGAGTAACCAAGGAAGATTTGAAAAGGGCATTGGACGAGCAATATGGTGGTGAAGAAGAG CTACCACAGACTAATCCTGGTTTCAATAATCCTCCTTTCAAATTTACAAAGTATTCGAATGCATACATGCTTGTATATATCCGGGAAAGTGACAAAGATAAAATAATCTGCAACGTTGATGAGAAAGACATTGCTGAACATTTAAGG GTGAGGCTgaagaaagaacaagaagaaaaggaagataAAAGAAAGTACAAGGCACAAGCTCACCTTTTTACAATAATTAAG GTTGCAAGAGATCAAGACCTCAGGGAACAAATTGGGAAGGatatatattttgatcttgTTGATCATGACAAAGTTAGAAGTTTCCGGATCCAGAAACAGACGCCATTTCAACAATTTAAG GAGGAGGTGGCCAAAGAATTTGGTATACCTGTTCAGTTACAGAGGTTCTGGATTTGGGCAAAGCGACAAAATCATACTTATCGTCCCAATCGTCCACTTACTCCGCAGGAGGAATTACAACCG GTTGGACAAATAAGAGAAGCATCTAACAAGGCAAACACTGCAGAACTTAAACTGTTTTTGGAAGTAGAGCTGCTG GATGAACGTCCTGTTCCCCCTCCAGAAAAATCGAAAGAAGATATTCTTCTATTCTTTAAGCTTTATGACCCCGAGAAGCCAGAGTTAAG GTATGTTGGCAGACTCATGGTGAAAAGTTCCAGCAAGCCTATGGATATAACTGGAAAATTGAATGAAATGGCTGGTTTTGCTCCTGACGAAGATTTAGAACTTTTTGAG GAAATCAAATTCGAGCCTGGTGTCATGTGCGAACACCTGGATAAGAAAACTTCATTCAGATTGTGTCAA ATCGAAGATGGAGATATCATTTGCTTTCAGAAACATCTTGTAAAGAAGGAGATTGAATGCCGCTATCCAGCTGTGCCTTTGTTTCTTGAATATGTCCAGAACCGGCAG CTGGTCCGATTTCGTGCTCTGGAAAAGCCTAAAGAAGATGAATTTGTTCTGGAGTT gtCGAAGTTGCACAGTTATGATGATGTCGTGGAAAGAGTGGCCCAGAAGCTTGGTCTTGACGATCCCTCCAAACTTAGGCTTACATCCCACAATTGCTATTCCCAGCAACCCAAGCCTCAGCCTATCAAATACCGTGGAGTAGACCGTTTGTCTGATATGTTAGTTCACTACAATCAG acATCTGATATCTTGTATTATGAAGTTCTGGACATCCCTCTTCCAGAATTGCAAGGTCTTAAAACCTTAAAAGTTGCTTTCTATCATGCCACGAAGGAAGAA GTGGTAATCCACAATATCAGACTACCTAAACTAAGCACAGTCGGGGATGTTATTGATGAACTTAAAACAAAG GTGGAGCTTTCTCATCCAGATGCAGAACTGAGATTACTTGAGGTGTTTTACCACAAGATCTACAAG ATTTTCCCCTTAACTGAAAGAATTGAGAACATAAACGATCAGTACTGGACTGTGCGAGCTGAGGAG ATTCcggaagaagagaagaatatTGGTCCGAATGATCGCTTGATTCTTGTGTACCACTTTGCTAAGGAGACTGGACAAAATCAG CAAGTGCAAAACTTTGGAGAGCCCTTCTTCTTGGTAATCCATGAAGGTGAAACTCTTGAAGAAATCAAGAACCGTATCCAAAAGAAGCTTCATGTATCCGATGAGGACTTTGCCAAG TGGAAGTTTGCGTTTATGTCAATGGGGCGTCCAGAGTACTTGCAGGATTCGGATGTTGTTTACAATCGCTTCCAG AGGAGAGATGTCTACGGTGCTTTTGAGCAGTACCTGGGGTTGGAGCACACTGATACCACTCCTAAAAGGGCTTATTCTGCAAACCAG AACCGACACACTTATGAGAAGCCGGTTAAAATATACAACTAG